From Gimesia panareensis, the proteins below share one genomic window:
- a CDS encoding IclR family transcriptional regulator, which produces MRAPKQNQKSAAAASPSLQRGIALLEYLAKHSHGCTLSELSEELSVPQASLLRIGKALEEMGYLSRDIASKKYYLTNRFLQLIPPSVQDRPLSECAIGPMRELRDLTGETTQLCCLIDTELVILEQLLSRHPFKYSAEIGARAPCYSCAPGKAIAAFLPENEREDLVNRIHFKRFTPHTITSKRAFLNELDLIRKRGYAVDHEEGLTGIRCVAAPILDHNGIAIAAFTITGPAERIPQDEYESLGNVVQSRATKVTIAFNQ; this is translated from the coding sequence ATGCGCGCTCCCAAACAAAATCAGAAATCGGCTGCAGCCGCCTCTCCCAGTCTGCAGCGGGGCATTGCCCTGTTAGAGTATCTGGCAAAGCACTCGCACGGTTGCACACTCAGCGAACTCAGTGAGGAACTCTCTGTCCCCCAGGCGTCCCTGTTGCGGATTGGGAAAGCACTCGAAGAGATGGGCTATCTCTCTCGTGACATCGCTTCGAAAAAATACTACCTGACCAATCGCTTCCTGCAGTTAATCCCCCCCAGCGTGCAGGATCGCCCGCTGTCGGAATGTGCCATCGGCCCCATGCGGGAGTTACGCGACCTGACCGGCGAGACGACACAACTCTGCTGTCTGATTGACACAGAGCTCGTCATTCTCGAACAGCTGCTGTCGCGGCACCCGTTTAAATATTCCGCCGAGATCGGCGCCCGGGCGCCCTGCTACAGTTGTGCTCCCGGTAAAGCCATCGCTGCTTTCCTTCCGGAAAACGAACGAGAAGACCTGGTCAACCGCATCCATTTCAAACGGTTCACCCCACACACGATTACTTCGAAACGCGCGTTTCTCAATGAACTGGACCTGATCCGCAAACGCGGTTATGCCGTCGATCACGAAGAAGGCCTCACCGGCATTCGTTGTGTGGCAGCTCCCATTCTGGATCACAACGGCATTGCCATCGCAGCCTTCACCATCACCGGTCCGGCAGAACGCATTCCCCAGGACGAATATGAATCGCTGGGAAACGTAGTCCAGTCACGGGCCACTAAAGTGACAATCGCCTTCAATCAGTAG
- a CDS encoding DUF1501 domain-containing protein: MNSSSVSDSAVLSRRDFFSWAGTGLAGTALMDLLLRQQPARAAKPGRTVTPAPHFSPRVKRVVHICLIGGLSHLDSFDYKPSLKSLHGKEMPTDKTPETFFGKVGLLRKNDFEFHQRGESGLWISDLFPHIAAQADELTLIRSMKADSANHTPATFQENTGFRLNGFPVLGSWLSYGLGCETDELPSYVVLPDVRGYPAAGTINWSNGFLPAQHQGVPFQSEGPAIRDLFPERQISEQTELASRQLLNRFNQSHLKRSGANSDLEARIRSHVLAAKMQLAVPRVTDLSGETAATQSMYGFDGEETAPFARNCLLARRLLEQGVRFVQLFSGGPFGSPRINWDGHEDVKRNHLREATRIDQPVAGLLKDLRQRGMLEDTLVLFSTEFGRTPFTQSASNTVGTGRDHNMNGFSVWMAGGGLKHGISYGATDEFGWKSVEKVVPWHDYHATVLHLLGIDHTRLTWYHNGIERRLTNVHGEVLHEILA; the protein is encoded by the coding sequence ATGAATTCAAGTTCTGTGTCTGATTCCGCAGTGTTATCGCGGCGTGATTTCTTTTCCTGGGCCGGGACGGGACTGGCGGGAACGGCGCTCATGGATCTGTTACTCCGACAGCAACCTGCCCGAGCGGCAAAACCCGGAAGGACAGTCACACCGGCGCCGCATTTTTCGCCGCGGGTAAAACGGGTGGTACATATCTGTCTGATCGGCGGGTTGAGTCATTTGGATTCGTTTGACTATAAGCCTTCGCTGAAGAGTCTGCATGGCAAAGAGATGCCGACCGATAAAACGCCGGAGACGTTTTTCGGCAAAGTCGGTCTGTTGCGGAAGAACGATTTTGAGTTTCATCAGCGCGGGGAGAGTGGGCTTTGGATTTCCGATCTGTTTCCTCATATCGCTGCGCAGGCAGACGAGCTGACGCTGATCCGCTCGATGAAGGCGGACTCGGCCAATCACACGCCGGCGACATTCCAGGAGAATACCGGCTTTCGTCTGAACGGGTTTCCGGTGCTGGGTTCCTGGCTGTCGTACGGGCTGGGGTGTGAGACCGATGAACTGCCATCCTATGTGGTGTTGCCCGACGTACGCGGCTACCCGGCTGCGGGAACGATTAACTGGTCCAACGGTTTTCTGCCGGCACAGCACCAGGGGGTTCCCTTTCAGAGCGAAGGACCCGCGATTCGGGATCTGTTTCCCGAACGTCAGATTTCCGAACAGACAGAACTCGCCAGCCGCCAACTGTTGAACCGGTTCAATCAAAGCCATCTGAAGCGGAGTGGGGCGAACAGTGATCTGGAGGCCCGGATCCGCAGCCACGTCCTGGCGGCCAAAATGCAACTGGCGGTGCCCCGGGTGACAGATCTGTCCGGAGAGACGGCCGCTACTCAAAGCATGTATGGTTTTGATGGGGAGGAGACAGCGCCTTTCGCCCGCAACTGTCTGCTGGCCCGGCGTCTGCTCGAACAGGGAGTTCGTTTTGTTCAACTCTTTTCGGGAGGCCCTTTCGGTTCCCCGCGCATCAACTGGGACGGGCATGAGGATGTGAAACGGAATCATCTGCGGGAAGCGACTCGCATCGACCAGCCTGTGGCGGGGCTGCTCAAGGATTTACGCCAACGGGGGATGCTGGAGGATACGCTGGTCCTGTTCTCGACTGAGTTCGGTCGGACGCCGTTCACCCAGTCGGCTTCCAATACGGTGGGGACGGGGCGCGATCATAACATGAACGGCTTTTCGGTGTGGATGGCCGGAGGCGGTCTCAAGCACGGGATCAGCTATGGAGCGACCGACGAATTTGGCTGGAAATCGGTCGAGAAAGTCGTCCCCTGGCACGATTACCATGCCACCGTACTGCATCTGCTGGGCATCGATCATACCCGGTTGACCTGGTATCACAACGGGATTGAACGCCGGCTGACCAACGTGCACGGCGAAGTGCTTCACGAAATTCTGGCTTGA
- a CDS encoding NAD(P)/FAD-dependent oxidoreductase: MNTIQNPGSKTDSKRVLIIGGGFAGLNAALELGGVPGVEVTLVDRHNYHLFQPLLYQVAMAGLSPADIATPIRSLLSHYKNTSVLLGEAKSIDLPGQKVQFDFGELEYDYLVLACGATHSYFGHNEWEVYAPGLKNISQATEIRKRVLSAFEHAERITDPDEQKKYLTYVIVGGGPTGVELAGAIGEMSRFTLSKDFRRINPSHTRVILVEAGPRILPMFSEQQANRAARDLENLGVQLWTSSVVTDINDDGVELGSERIRAATVLWAAGVEASELGQSDGMQTDNRGRVMVEPDLSLSKYSNVFVAGDQACYTHQTGKPLPGTAPVALQQGRCIGKNIRAETQGKPRSEFRFRDKGQMATIGRSRAIVEIGKFKLAGFFAWVVWLVVHIFYLTGFKNRVLVVMQWAWSYLSFRRGARLIVGKEWDPELVHEAQPEHEAEEVPVSSEH; this comes from the coding sequence ATGAATACTATACAAAACCCCGGCAGCAAGACAGATTCCAAACGGGTCCTGATTATCGGTGGTGGTTTTGCCGGTTTGAACGCGGCGTTGGAGCTGGGAGGCGTGCCCGGTGTCGAAGTGACCCTGGTTGACCGCCACAATTATCACCTGTTTCAACCGCTCCTTTATCAGGTCGCCATGGCAGGCCTGAGTCCTGCTGATATCGCCACTCCCATTCGCAGTCTGCTTTCCCACTACAAAAACACCAGCGTCCTCTTGGGCGAAGCAAAGTCGATCGATCTGCCCGGTCAGAAAGTTCAGTTTGATTTTGGTGAACTGGAATACGATTATCTGGTGCTGGCCTGCGGTGCAACGCACAGTTATTTCGGCCATAACGAGTGGGAAGTTTATGCTCCGGGCTTAAAGAACATTTCACAGGCGACAGAAATCCGTAAGCGGGTGCTGTCGGCATTCGAACACGCCGAACGAATTACCGATCCCGATGAGCAGAAGAAATATCTGACGTATGTGATTGTGGGGGGCGGCCCAACCGGAGTCGAACTGGCAGGAGCAATCGGTGAAATGAGCCGTTTCACGCTGTCGAAGGATTTCCGCCGCATCAATCCCAGTCATACCCGCGTGATCCTGGTCGAAGCCGGCCCGCGGATTCTGCCCATGTTTTCTGAACAGCAGGCGAACCGTGCGGCCCGGGACCTGGAGAATTTGGGAGTCCAGCTCTGGACCTCGTCTGTTGTGACCGACATCAACGATGACGGCGTCGAGTTAGGAAGTGAGCGAATCCGGGCGGCGACTGTGCTGTGGGCAGCGGGTGTCGAAGCATCCGAACTGGGTCAGTCTGATGGCATGCAGACGGACAACCGGGGCCGCGTGATGGTCGAACCGGACCTGAGTCTCAGTAAATATTCCAACGTATTCGTCGCCGGCGACCAGGCCTGTTATACCCATCAGACCGGTAAGCCGCTGCCAGGCACCGCGCCGGTCGCGCTGCAGCAGGGGCGTTGCATCGGCAAAAATATCCGTGCCGAGACTCAGGGCAAGCCGCGCAGCGAGTTTCGTTTCCGGGACAAAGGTCAGATGGCGACCATCGGCCGTAGCCGGGCGATTGTGGAGATCGGAAAGTTCAAACTGGCCGGTTTCTTTGCCTGGGTGGTCTGGCTGGTCGTGCATATTTTCTATCTGACCGGGTTCAAGAACCGGGTGCTGGTGGTGATGCAGTGGGCCTGGTCCTATCTCAGTTTCCGCAGAGGTGCCCGTCTGATTGTGGGCAAGGAATGGGATCCGGAACTGGTACACGAGGCACAGCCTGAGCACGAAGCCGAGGAAGTTCCCGTCTCTTCGGAGCACTAA
- a CDS encoding polysaccharide biosynthesis/export family protein: MLLVINGCAAIHPLKGVPAQYLPNEYKGEVRSGKETIDLSLLRQPAPKHYLLDSGDVLGVYIEGVLGQFKEVPPVHFPQTQEVPPSLGYPIPIREDGTISLPLIGSVFARGLTLTQLEETIRQKYTTEKDILREGRDRILISLQRPRSYRVLVIRQENANDLVGTTVGNLNVGRSKRGTGRVINLPAYSNDVLHALAETGGLPGLDAENSIYIIRGGANKMNPSICPPPVQTGSHTSRESSTNQKIRQVSDSYTPLPPATQLPSDTAFQVGQPLYSFEGNNYYEGDFPAPSMINDSTMQRPGIVKIPIRLSPGEQVHLTRDDIILHDGDVVFIESRDTEIFYTGGLLGGGQYTLPRDYDLDVLGAISIAQGGRSSNRSKSTGGPSALNQDVTISASNAIILRQLPNGTQLPIKVDLYQAVRDPSQRVLIQPGDYIILQYTKSEAIGAFIEKHLLEGALFGLAASNLQGGGGNR; the protein is encoded by the coding sequence ATGCTGCTGGTCATCAATGGCTGTGCCGCCATTCATCCCCTCAAAGGCGTGCCCGCACAGTATCTGCCAAATGAATATAAAGGCGAAGTTCGTTCCGGGAAGGAAACCATCGACCTCTCACTCCTCCGTCAACCGGCCCCCAAGCATTATCTACTCGATTCCGGCGACGTACTGGGCGTTTACATTGAAGGCGTTCTGGGACAGTTCAAAGAAGTTCCACCGGTGCATTTCCCTCAAACTCAGGAAGTTCCTCCTTCACTCGGTTACCCCATTCCCATTCGGGAGGATGGCACGATTTCTCTCCCGCTGATCGGCTCCGTGTTTGCGCGGGGGCTCACGCTGACCCAGCTGGAAGAGACCATTCGACAGAAATACACCACGGAAAAAGATATTCTCCGCGAAGGCCGGGACCGGATCCTGATCAGCCTGCAGAGACCACGTTCGTATCGGGTGTTGGTCATTCGGCAGGAAAACGCCAACGATCTGGTTGGCACCACAGTCGGTAACCTGAATGTTGGTCGCTCGAAACGGGGTACCGGACGGGTCATCAACCTGCCTGCTTACAGCAACGATGTACTGCACGCCCTCGCGGAAACCGGGGGGCTGCCCGGACTCGATGCAGAAAACTCCATCTACATTATCCGCGGCGGAGCAAATAAGATGAACCCGTCGATCTGCCCGCCTCCGGTCCAGACCGGTTCTCACACCTCACGTGAATCCAGTACGAATCAGAAAATCAGACAGGTATCTGATTCCTATACACCGCTGCCTCCTGCAACACAGCTGCCTTCCGACACCGCGTTTCAGGTGGGCCAGCCTCTGTATTCCTTCGAGGGTAATAATTATTACGAGGGTGACTTTCCCGCCCCGTCCATGATTAATGACTCCACCATGCAGCGCCCCGGGATTGTCAAAATTCCCATCCGACTCAGCCCGGGTGAACAGGTCCACCTGACCCGTGATGATATCATCCTGCATGATGGTGATGTAGTATTCATCGAATCGCGTGATACAGAAATCTTCTACACCGGCGGACTGCTGGGAGGCGGACAATACACACTCCCCCGCGATTACGATCTCGATGTACTGGGAGCAATCTCTATCGCCCAGGGGGGACGCAGTTCCAACCGCAGCAAATCTACAGGCGGTCCTTCCGCTTTGAACCAGGATGTGACGATCAGCGCCAGTAATGCGATCATCCTTAGACAACTGCCCAACGGAACCCAGCTGCCCATCAAGGTGGATCTCTACCAGGCGGTGCGCGATCCCAGCCAGCGTGTGCTGATCCAGCCCGGTGACTATATCATTCTGCAATACACCAAATCGGAAGCCATTGGCGCCTTTATCGAGAAACACCTGCTCGAAGGAGCTCTGTTCGGACTGGCCGCTTCCAATCTGCAGGGGGGCGGCGGCAACCGCTGA
- a CDS encoding DUF1553 domain-containing protein, translating to MHAGEKVWVALALFLALAIPGLSRADELFENPERVQTDFDRAIAPLIAGRCLDCHAGLDPKGGLDLSRRASTFQGGETGGAVEAGKPDESLLWQYIESDAMPPEHPLSDKEKQLFRRWITAGAPWGTDPIDAFSKTTEKRAGYDWWSLQPLKKPRVPEVQDPKGLWGKNPIDAFVLQRLKEHGLQPRAPADRRALIRRLYYSVIGLPPEPEEVEAFVQDKSPDAYEKLVDRLLASPHYGEHWARHWLDVVRFGESNGFERDQPRENAWHYRNWVIRALNEDLPYDQFVRQQLAGDLLEPDDPGAVKATGFLVAGPHDVVIPQSKLMRATMKQDELEDIVGVTAQTFLGLTVNCARCHDHKFDPISQQEYYQFAAALSGVAHGERNLPDPAYEKAQRDLVQREKTLRDVQGQLFQLEALARQRVLASRKQQGNADEALLISSPIAAWDFRRGTDDLVRGLRGILQGSAKQTPDGLVLDGNRSFLKTEPLSADLGTKTLEAWVKLSDLQQRGGGVLSVQTTDGNIFDAIVFAEQQPGHWLAGSDHFNRTKSFQGPPEKTASEKEVQIAIVYAADGTITAYRNGTAYGSSYRSRGLQSFPSGKTQVLFGLRHGSPGGNRLLKGVISQARLYDRALTPEEIRASAQWGGVFFSEAELQAAMTEGQQKERQTLRSQRAELQAEIKQLQAVQPTKVYAALSRDPGVSHLLRRGSVAAPAGVVQPGGLQAIRGLEGDLKLAPESSDRDRRLRFARWVTDAQNPLFARVIVNRIWHYHFGQGLVNTPNDFGFNGGRCSHPELLDWLAIQLKENNWSLKALQREILLSATFRQSSEVDLEAMKVDADNRWLWRKSPQRIEAESIRDSILKVAGKLNSEVGGRGYQDVKSYFFKGTQFYEPLDPVGDEFNRRSIYRFSARGGRHPLLETFDCPDPSTTTPDRASTTTPLQALSLMNDSFVLRMSDRLAARVKERSGNDPKQQVEELFLLVYQRPPCPEEAAVSREFVSQHGLSALCRVLLNSNEFLYVN from the coding sequence ATGCACGCAGGCGAGAAAGTATGGGTGGCGCTCGCGTTGTTCCTCGCGTTGGCTATTCCGGGACTCAGCAGGGCAGACGAGCTTTTTGAGAACCCGGAGCGGGTGCAGACGGACTTTGACCGCGCGATCGCACCGTTGATTGCCGGCCGTTGTCTGGACTGCCATGCGGGCCTCGATCCGAAAGGGGGCCTGGATCTCTCCCGCCGTGCCTCGACTTTTCAGGGTGGCGAGACCGGAGGGGCAGTGGAAGCAGGTAAGCCGGACGAGAGTCTGCTCTGGCAGTACATTGAATCGGATGCGATGCCGCCCGAACATCCGCTGAGTGACAAAGAGAAACAGCTGTTTCGACGCTGGATTACAGCCGGAGCCCCCTGGGGCACCGATCCCATTGACGCCTTCAGTAAGACAACGGAAAAGCGGGCCGGTTATGACTGGTGGTCGTTACAGCCTCTGAAAAAGCCACGCGTGCCTGAAGTTCAAGATCCAAAGGGACTCTGGGGTAAGAATCCCATCGATGCGTTTGTTTTGCAGCGACTGAAAGAACATGGTCTCCAGCCCCGTGCCCCCGCGGATCGTCGCGCATTGATTCGGCGTCTGTATTACTCCGTCATCGGGCTGCCTCCAGAACCGGAGGAAGTGGAAGCCTTCGTACAAGACAAGTCACCGGATGCGTATGAGAAACTGGTCGATCGTCTGCTCGCTTCACCACATTATGGAGAGCACTGGGCGCGGCACTGGCTGGATGTGGTCCGGTTTGGAGAGAGCAACGGATTCGAACGGGATCAGCCGCGCGAGAATGCCTGGCATTACCGCAACTGGGTGATTCGCGCATTAAATGAGGATCTGCCTTACGATCAGTTTGTGCGTCAGCAACTGGCCGGCGATCTGCTGGAGCCGGACGATCCCGGCGCAGTCAAGGCGACTGGCTTTCTAGTCGCAGGTCCCCATGATGTGGTGATTCCCCAGAGCAAGCTGATGCGGGCCACCATGAAGCAGGATGAACTGGAAGATATTGTCGGCGTGACCGCGCAGACGTTTCTCGGGTTAACGGTGAACTGTGCCCGCTGCCACGATCATAAATTCGATCCGATCAGCCAGCAGGAATATTATCAGTTTGCGGCCGCCCTCTCGGGTGTGGCGCATGGAGAGCGGAATCTGCCCGATCCCGCATACGAGAAAGCACAACGCGATCTGGTACAGCGGGAAAAAACACTGCGGGACGTGCAGGGGCAGTTGTTCCAACTGGAAGCGCTGGCCCGACAACGTGTGCTGGCGTCGCGAAAGCAGCAGGGGAATGCAGATGAAGCGCTGCTGATTTCCTCGCCGATTGCTGCCTGGGATTTTCGTAGAGGGACCGATGACCTGGTGAGAGGTTTACGGGGAATACTGCAGGGGTCAGCGAAACAAACACCAGATGGGCTGGTGCTGGATGGGAACCGTTCCTTCCTGAAAACCGAACCCCTGTCAGCAGACCTGGGAACCAAGACGCTGGAAGCCTGGGTGAAACTTTCGGATCTGCAGCAGCGTGGTGGTGGCGTGTTGAGTGTGCAGACCACCGACGGAAATATTTTTGATGCGATCGTGTTTGCAGAACAGCAGCCAGGACACTGGCTGGCGGGCAGCGATCATTTTAACCGCACGAAATCGTTTCAGGGACCGCCGGAAAAAACAGCTTCGGAGAAAGAGGTGCAGATCGCCATCGTGTATGCGGCCGATGGGACAATCACAGCGTATCGCAACGGGACCGCCTACGGGAGCAGTTACCGGTCACGGGGGCTGCAGTCATTTCCGTCCGGTAAAACTCAAGTCCTGTTTGGTTTGCGGCATGGTTCACCCGGGGGGAATCGTCTGCTGAAAGGGGTGATCAGCCAGGCGCGACTCTATGATCGGGCCTTGACGCCGGAAGAGATCCGGGCATCCGCCCAGTGGGGAGGCGTATTCTTTTCTGAAGCAGAACTGCAGGCAGCGATGACTGAGGGGCAACAGAAAGAGCGGCAGACGTTGCGCTCGCAGCGAGCGGAGCTGCAGGCAGAGATCAAACAACTGCAGGCGGTGCAGCCGACGAAAGTTTACGCGGCTCTGTCCCGTGATCCGGGAGTGTCGCATCTGCTCAGGCGGGGAAGTGTGGCCGCACCGGCGGGCGTGGTACAGCCGGGAGGCCTGCAGGCAATTCGCGGCCTGGAGGGTGATTTGAAGCTGGCCCCCGAAAGTTCTGATCGCGATCGTCGCCTGCGGTTCGCCCGGTGGGTGACGGATGCGCAAAATCCGCTGTTTGCGAGAGTGATCGTGAATCGGATCTGGCATTATCACTTCGGACAGGGTCTGGTAAATACACCCAATGATTTCGGCTTTAACGGCGGACGCTGCAGTCATCCCGAACTGCTGGATTGGCTGGCCATTCAATTGAAAGAGAACAACTGGAGTCTGAAAGCTCTGCAGCGAGAGATTCTGCTTTCGGCAACCTTCCGTCAGTCCTCAGAGGTCGACCTTGAGGCAATGAAAGTCGATGCCGATAACCGGTGGTTGTGGCGGAAGAGTCCACAGCGGATTGAAGCGGAATCGATTCGCGATTCGATTCTGAAGGTGGCAGGGAAGTTGAATTCCGAAGTCGGGGGACGTGGTTACCAGGACGTCAAATCGTATTTCTTCAAGGGAACGCAGTTCTACGAACCGTTGGATCCAGTGGGAGACGAATTTAACCGCAGGTCGATTTATCGCTTTTCCGCTCGCGGGGGACGTCATCCGCTGCTGGAGACGTTCGACTGTCCCGATCCCTCCACGACGACTCCCGACCGGGCGTCTACAACGACGCCGCTACAGGCGCTGTCGTTGATGAATGATTCATTTGTGTTGCGGATGTCAGATCGACTGGCCGCGCGGGTGAAAGAGCGATCTGGCAATGACCCGAAGCAGCAGGTGGAAGAATTGTTTCTGCTGGTCTATCAGCGTCCTCCGTGTCCGGAGGAAGCAGCGGTGTCGCGAGAGTTTGTTTCGCAACATGGATTGTCCGCCTTGTGCCGCGTGTTGTTGAACAGTAACGAATTTTTATATGTGAATTGA
- a CDS encoding diguanylate cyclase, giving the protein MGSSQILRELIAFSAESDEIALETRHADEIDQVICRKHLRKLLTALQARDAATLSHCRRVAFLAKGIATNLGWEGIHLKRLEVAALLHDIGKIGVPDHIIFKPGKLTSDEIELMSHYHHIGLDVLQACRTDHEVLTILSQTRFHFSGATNGYQCIGSDVHQGARILAIADAYDSLATDQVYRAGKKHEEIMSILMGAAGTQFDGNIICALSRWEQTERDTFHEAIQEVNQNFQPKPLTEQEISEANLISNIFSYLFQIESLYDGFYIVNADFQFVLFSPGLEQLTEIRAFDILETAWTNHSLPITNQEGTSLASSEHTMNRVIASGKSMTTELMLKRPDGRLIQIEVQSVPMFGEDGRLVGVAEIFRDLSRSLKRPQEFNELKMAASQDALTSVANRGELETQLAILLNQASQNQNAAPLSIIFIDADHFKNINDTYGHAVGDEVLIELARLFQHETYSGELVGRYGGEEFVILCPETDLDHARLKAERLRLAVNNLKLDNLNNNRITASFGVAQLEPGDSLESLFHRADNALYQAKETGRNRVCSLTCDEQMSGAAPDIVEPAQPNVGKMVFESSFSALISSDIVVYKLGGFVNDNDARLTEVNPNRAVMRLGKAGLLPFWGKTDDRRPIEVELVFDNATKKSTSASRHATPRVEVMIRMTPLGWIKQPDVFQQRATRVFRLLKDYFVAD; this is encoded by the coding sequence ATGGGCTCTTCACAGATCCTCAGGGAACTGATCGCATTCTCTGCCGAATCGGATGAAATCGCGCTGGAAACCCGGCACGCGGACGAAATCGATCAGGTCATCTGCCGCAAACACCTGCGTAAACTACTGACAGCTCTGCAGGCCCGGGATGCGGCCACTCTCAGCCACTGCCGTCGGGTCGCGTTTCTGGCAAAAGGGATTGCCACCAACCTGGGCTGGGAAGGCATTCATCTCAAACGCCTCGAAGTCGCAGCACTCCTGCACGACATCGGTAAAATTGGCGTCCCCGACCATATCATCTTCAAACCGGGTAAGCTGACATCAGATGAAATTGAACTGATGTCGCACTACCACCATATTGGCCTCGATGTTCTGCAGGCCTGTCGCACCGATCATGAAGTTCTGACGATTCTCTCGCAAACCCGCTTCCACTTCAGTGGCGCGACCAACGGCTATCAGTGTATCGGCAGCGATGTCCATCAGGGCGCCCGCATCCTGGCAATCGCCGACGCTTACGACTCGCTGGCCACAGACCAGGTTTACCGGGCCGGGAAGAAACACGAAGAAATCATGTCCATCCTCATGGGAGCAGCCGGCACCCAGTTTGATGGCAATATCATCTGCGCCCTCTCTCGCTGGGAACAGACAGAACGGGACACATTCCACGAGGCGATCCAGGAAGTCAATCAGAATTTTCAGCCCAAACCGCTCACCGAACAGGAAATCTCGGAAGCCAATCTGATCAGCAATATTTTCTCCTACCTGTTTCAGATTGAAAGTCTCTATGACGGTTTCTATATCGTCAACGCGGACTTTCAGTTCGTGCTGTTCAGTCCGGGACTGGAACAACTGACCGAGATTCGTGCCTTTGATATTCTGGAAACCGCCTGGACGAATCACAGCCTGCCGATTACCAATCAGGAAGGAACCAGCCTCGCTTCTTCCGAACATACCATGAACCGGGTGATCGCCAGCGGCAAGTCCATGACGACGGAACTGATGTTGAAGAGACCTGATGGCCGGCTGATTCAGATTGAGGTCCAGTCTGTCCCTATGTTCGGGGAAGATGGCCGTCTGGTCGGCGTAGCAGAAATCTTCCGCGATCTGTCGCGAAGTCTGAAGCGTCCCCAGGAGTTCAACGAACTGAAAATGGCTGCCAGCCAGGATGCACTCACCTCTGTTGCCAATCGGGGTGAACTGGAAACCCAGTTAGCCATCCTGCTCAATCAGGCCAGTCAGAATCAGAATGCCGCTCCCCTGAGCATCATCTTTATTGACGCCGATCACTTTAAGAACATCAATGACACTTACGGGCATGCTGTCGGTGATGAAGTTCTCATTGAACTGGCCCGGCTGTTTCAGCATGAGACCTATTCCGGAGAACTGGTCGGCCGCTATGGCGGAGAGGAATTTGTCATTCTCTGCCCTGAAACCGACCTGGACCATGCCCGGCTGAAGGCAGAGCGCCTGCGACTGGCGGTCAACAATCTCAAACTGGACAACCTCAACAACAATCGGATCACCGCCTCATTCGGCGTGGCCCAGCTCGAACCCGGTGATTCGCTGGAAAGTCTGTTCCATCGCGCAGACAATGCTCTCTACCAGGCGAAAGAGACTGGACGCAACCGGGTCTGTTCGTTGACCTGTGATGAGCAGATGTCAGGCGCGGCACCGGACATCGTTGAACCTGCACAACCCAATGTGGGTAAAATGGTATTCGAGAGTTCCTTCAGCGCACTCATCTCCTCAGACATTGTTGTCTACAAACTGGGTGGCTTCGTCAACGATAACGACGCCCGACTCACGGAAGTCAATCCGAATCGTGCCGTCATGCGGTTGGGCAAAGCCGGCCTGCTTCCTTTCTGGGGAAAAACGGATGACCGCCGCCCGATCGAAGTAGAACTGGTCTTCGACAATGCCACCAAAAAATCCACTTCTGCTTCGCGGCACGCGACACCACGGGTGGAAGTCATGATTAGAATGACACCCCTGGGCTGGATCAAACAACCCGACGTCTTCCAGCAGCGGGCTACACGTGTATTTCGACTGCTCAAAGATTATTTCGTTGCTGATTGA